In Saccharomycodes ludwigii strain NBRC 1722 chromosome III, whole genome shotgun sequence, one DNA window encodes the following:
- the FLX1 gene encoding flavin adenine dinucleotide transporter FLX1 (similar to Saccharomyces cerevisiae YIL134W | FLX1 | FLavin eXchange): protein MEPSSINYISLSPVQKEIVSGLFAGTLTILITHPLDLVKLRLQISQEHKVSYSEIIKSTIISPPNKTNVIREAYRGLTINLLGNGISWGLYFGLYRYFKDSLHNVYNDPSNSDNHTTFHKDKNLSASMYLTAAWLSGLTTSILTNPIWVIKTRIMATNVNGINSYKSILSGCRLIYQNEGWKGFTKGLIPALFGVSQGAIYFSVYDSLKFRIFHDSGDLVEKKLHFWQYLFITSTSKMISVSIAYPFQLLKSNLQNFVDTRANNNDTNNSSKLLSLIKKIYHNNGIIGFYKGLGANLLRAIPSTCITFYVYESSKHIL from the coding sequence ATGGAACCATCgtcaataaattatatatccCTATCGCCTGTACAAAAGGAAATTGTTTCCGGTCTATTCGCAGGAAcattaacaattttaataacacATCCCTTGGATTTAGTCAAATTGAGACTACAAATATCTCAAGAACATAAAGTTTCATACTCAGAGATTATAAAATCAACCATAATATCACCGCccaataaaacaaatgttATACGAGAAGCTTATCGGGGACTAACTATTAACCTTCTCGGCAATGGTATAAGCTGGGGCTTATATTTTGGTTTAtatagatattttaaagattCGTTGCACAACGTATACAATGACCCTAGCAATAGCGATAATCATACAACATTCCATAAGGATAAAAATCTTAGTGCATCAATGTATTTGACTGCGGCTTGGCTATCTGGTTTAACAACATCAATATTAACTAATCCAATATGGGTTATTAAAACGAGAATAATGGCAACAAATGTGAATGGCATAAATTCTTACAAATCTATTTTATCTGGTTGTAGattaatttatcaaaacGAGGGTTGGAAAGGTTTTACAAAAGGTTTAATACCTGCTTTGTTTGGTGTTTCCCAGGGTGCCATATATTTCAGTGTTTATGATTCACTAAAATTTAGAATATTCCATGATTCTGGTGATTTAgttgaaaagaaattacATTTTTGGcaatatctttttatcACATCTACTAGCAAAATGATTAGTGTTAGTATAGCTTATCCTTTTCAATTATTAAAGTCTAACTTAcaaaattttgttgataCGCGtgctaacaataatgacaCAAATAATTCTTCAAAATTACTATCACTCATCAAGAAAATTTACCATAATAATGGTATAATAGGCTTTTATAAAGGCTTGGGCGCAAATTTATTAAGAGCTATCCCTTCAACATGCATAACTTTTTACGTATACGAATCCTCAAAACATATTCtataa
- the TOM7 gene encoding Tom7p (similar to Saccharomyces cerevisiae YNL070W | TOM7 | Translocase of the Outer Mitochondrial membrane) — protein sequence MAFGLPAFILSDESKERITKILSFTQTAAHYGWIPLILYLGWSQASEKPNLFNLLSPLPSA from the coding sequence ATGGCTTTCGGTTTACCTGCATTTATTTTAAGTGATGAATCCAAAGAACGCATCACCAAGATTTTAAGCTTTACTCAAACAGCTGCTCATTACGGTTGGATCCCACTCATTTTATACTTGGGTTGGTCTCAAGCCTCTGAAAAACCAaacttatttaatttattaagcCCATTGCCAAGTGCTTga
- the LAT1 gene encoding dihydrolipoyllysine-residue acetyltransferase (similar to Saccharomyces cerevisiae YNL071W | LAT1 | dihydrolipoamide acetyltransferase component (E2) of the PDC), translated as MLASSRVLSRLGRTVAAQTTTTRSLLLSLRTYATSYPPHHVIGMPALSPTMTKGNLAAWSKKEGDKLEPGEVLAEVETDKAQMDFEFQEDGYLAKILVPAGTKNIAVNTPIAVYVDSESDVPAFKDFKLDGKSGKSSTQGGKEKEKENNSSSSTKPSSAESSPATSSGTKADPTRIFASPLAKTIALEHGIALKDLKGTGPNGRIVKADVEAYLKAGKKPATSVSASAPAAPIPASATYTDIPISTMREIIGNRLLQSTQSIPSYIVSSDISVGKLLKLRKSLNTDAKEFKLSINDILIKAVSVAAKKVPDSNAYWLEEQGVIRQFHNVDVSVAVATPTGLITPIVKNADAMGLVTISKTVKELVGRAKDNKLKPEEFQGGTICISNLGMNPACSMFSSIINPPQSTILAIGTTRRVAVEDASAEHGFSFDSQMTITGTFDHRTIDGAKAGEFMRALKRVIENPLELLL; from the coding sequence atgttagcATCTTCGAGAGTTTTGAGTAGATTAGGTAGAACTGTTGCTGCACAGACTACTACAACTAGATCTTTGCTATTGTCATTAAGAACATATGCAACATCTTATCCACCACACCATGTTATCGGTATGCCAGCTTTATCTCCAACTATGACTAAGGGAAATTTGGCAGCTTGGTCCAAAAAAGAGGGCGATAAATTGGAACCAGGTGAAGTTTTAGCAGAAGTTGAAACCGATAAGGCTCAAATGGATTTTGAATTTCAAGAGGATGGGTATTTAGCAAAGATTTTAGTTCCGGCTGGTACTAAGAATATCGCCGTTAATACTCCAATTGCGGTTTATGTCGATTCTGAAAGTGATGTCCCCGCTTTTAAGGACTTCAAATTAGATGGTAAGTCTGGCAAATCTAGCACCCAGGgggggaaagaaaaagaaaaagaaaataacaGCAGTTCTTCCACTAAACCTTCTTCTGCAGAATCTTCTCCTGCTACTTCCTCTGGCACCAAGGCTGATCCAACTCGTATTTTTGCTTCTCCCTTGGCCAAAACTATTGCTTTGGAACATGGTATAGCcttaaaagatttaaagGGTACTGGACCAAATGGCCGTATTGTAAAAGCTGATGTTGAAGCATACTTGAAAGCAGGTAAAAAACCAGCTACTAGTGTAAGTGCTTCCGCTCCTGCTGCCCCTATTCCTGCCTCTGCTACTTATACTGATATTCCAATTTCCACAATGAGAGAAATTATTGGTAATAGATTATTGCAATCTACTCAAAGTATTCCATCCTATATTGTGTCTTCTGATATTTCAGTCGGCAAATTATTGAAGTTGAGAAAATCATTAAATACAGATGCAAAAGAGTTTAAGTTGTCCAtcaatgatattttaattaaggCAGTTAGTGTTGCCGCTAAGAAGGTGCCAGATTCTAACGCCTATTGGTTGGAAGAACAAGGTGTCATTAGACAATTCCATAATGTGGATGTTTCTGTAGCAGTTGCCACACCAACAGGATTAATCACACCCATTGTCAAGAACGCTGATGCCATGGGTTTGGTCACAATTTCTAAGACCGTTAAGGAGTTGGTTGGTCGCGCCAAGGACAACAAATTGAAACCTGAAGAGTTCCAAGGTGGTACTATTTGTATTTCCAACTTAGGTATGAACCCAGCCTGTAGTATGTTTTCCTCCATTATCAATCCTCCTCAGTCCACTATTTTAGCCATCGGTACCACAAGAAGAGTTGCTGTTGAGGATGCTTCTGCAGAACATGGGTTCTCATTTGATAGTCAAATGACAATTACTGGTACTTTTGATCATAGAACTATTGATGGTGCTAAAGCTGGTGAATTTATGAGAGCTTTGAAGAGAGTTATTGAAAACCCATTAGAATTGTTGTTATAA
- the RNH201 gene encoding ribonuclease H2 catalytic subunit RNH201 (similar to Saccharomyces cerevisiae YNL072W | RNH201 | RNase H), whose product MTQQLPPSVENAIVTPLKTTTYFSSIPKKIKQSKTPVIVGIDEAGRGPVLGPMVYGISYCSLEYQENYLKPNFEFDDSKKLTDLIRQELFSKIWLNEGINCIDEVGYGITSISACDISSNMLKFPNSFNLNEQAHITTINLIQGLIDMDIQIEHVYIDTVGPPIAYQRKLQEIFPNFKITVAKKADSLYYIVSVASVVAKVTRDLILQNIVGSAGSFGKIGSGYPSDPRTVAWLKNYGNNFKLFCWPKEVTRFSWGTCQQLIARDNAGDNYLPISWEEDYIDNKSRSRKRKLPTGTGKIDLFTTATTAVKDSNVRIISLDDWYK is encoded by the coding sequence ATGACACAACAGTTACCACCATCAGTAGAGAATGCAATAGTTACACCtctaaaaacaacaacgtATTTCTCATCAATCCCTAAGAAGATTAAACAAAGTAAAACACCCGTTATAGTAGGTATTGATGAAGCAGGTAGAGGACCAGTATTAGGGCCTATGGTATATGGAATAAGTTATTGTTCGTTAGAATATCAGGAAAACTATTTAAAACctaattttgaatttgatGATTCCAAAAAACTAACGGATTTGATTCGCCAGGAATtgttttctaaaatttGGTTGAATGAAGGTATAAATTGTATTGATGAGGTTGGCTATGGTATCACCTCCATATCTGCATGTGATATATCAAGTAACATGTTAAAATTTCCCAATTCGTTTAACTTAAATGAACAAGCACATATCACAacaattaatttaattcaaGGATTGATTGATATGGATATTCAAATAGAACACGTCTATATCGATACTGTTGGTCCCCCAATTGCATATCAAAGGAAATTACAAGAAATTTTTcctaattttaaaataacgGTTGCCAAAAAAGCAGATAGTCTATATTACATAGTCAGTGTTGCAAGTGTTGTAGCTAAAGTCACTAGAGATTTaattttgcaaaatattgttggtaGTGCTGGATCTTTTGGTAAGATTGGCTCAGGTTACCCATCGGATCCTAGAACTGTAGCAtggttaaaaaattatggtaataattttaaattgttttgTTGGCCTAAAGAAGTAACTAGATTTTCTTGGGGGACTTGTCAACAACTTATAGCTAGAGATAATGCTGGAGATAATTATTTGCCGATTAGCTGGGAAGAAGActatattgataataaaagtcGATCCAGGAAAAGGAAGTTACCTACAGGCACTGGTAAAATAGATTTGTTTACAACTGCCACTACCGCGGTCAAGGACAGTAATGTACGTATAATCAGTTTAGATGATTggtataaataa
- the MSK1 gene encoding lysine--tRNA ligase MSK1 (similar to Saccharomyces cerevisiae YNL073W | MSK1 | Mitochondrial aminoacyl-tRNA Synthetase lysine (K)): MLQLLKNFAITKYCFLNSFPKILVRSSILNSSNIRRVTTSCTNTNIVDPSTLEFTKRNETILKDLPKYYPSLSEFVCTDVSKCPSILSPEDFHNQYKDIKQDLSNEIVQVGGRIKKIRFSGKKMAFIQLIGGLNNTTLQIILNYRIINEHKSVAIETFHDYLHHFIKPGDYIMLKGFPGLSQREKTLSLKSIELPSFLSIRQLPLPPQLNDKAKIKTNRVVQYLINRTGDRFLPDNDIILLRSKVYRIIRDYLNDKKFIEVETPILNGNSNGANAKPFITKLNALSSDKLNNQVNLELRIAPELWLKRLIIGGYERVYELGKVFRNESVDSTHNPEFTTLETYGSFMTMEDLILLSEELFRKIIMAVNTDTSIELRNILSVNNWKFKRVEFIPTLSKELNVPLQELRERIESLESKDLEIQKNSIKYLETFLPSSNCSSSSPQQVLDKLCGEYIEKKYCNDLHPAIIYHHPKIMSPLAKNNYKDNNLTSKRFEIFIRGKEFLNAYEEENCPQEQLTKFINQQLQKTKYGDLESLKVDLFYVEAMKWGMPPTGGLGLGIDRLLMLLSGSKRIEEVLSFGTVDDVLRQ, from the coding sequence ATGCTacaattattgaaaaactttgcaattacaaaatattgCTTTCTCAACtcttttccaaaaatattagtgCGATcatcaattttaaattcttcAAATATTAGGCGTGTGACTACGTCGTGTACCAATACTAATATTGTTGACCCAAGTACTTTAGAATTTACTAAGAGGAATGAAACTATCTTAAAAGATTTACCTAAATACTACCCAAGTCTATCAGAGTTTGTGTGTACTGATGTGTCTAAGTGCCCATCTATTTTATCGCCCGAGGATTTCCATAATCAATACAAAGATATTAAACAAGATTTGAGTAATGAAATAGTGCAAGTTGGAGGACGAATCAAGAAAATAAGGTTTTCTGGTAAGAAAATGGCATTTATCCAATTAATTGGAGGGCTTAACAACACAACTTTACAAATCATACTTAATTATAGAATAATTAATGAACACAAGAGTGTTGCTATTGAGACATTTCATGATTATTTGCatcattttattaaaccGGGAGACTATATAATGTTAAAGGGATTCCCTGGTTTGAGTCAGAGGGAAAAAACACTCAGTTTGAAGAGTATCGAACTACCTAGTTTTTTATCGATTAGACAATTACCGTTACCACCTCAATTAAATGATAAagctaaaattaaaaccaaTAGAGTAGTccaatatttaataaatcgtACTGGTGATCGATTTCTTCCagataatgatattattttgctAAGATCTAAAGTATATAGAATTATCAGGGACTATTTAAACgataaaaaattcattgaAGTAGAAACACCGATTTTAAATGGGAATAGTAACGGTGCTAATGCTAAGCCTTTTATTACCAAATTGAACGCATTGTCTTCTgataaattgaataatcAAGTGAATTTGGAGCTTCGTATTGCACCTGAGTTATGGTTAAAAAGATTGATCATTGGTGGATACGAAAGAGTCTATGAATTGGGTAAAGTTTTCCGTAATGAAAGTGTTGATAGTACACACAACCCTGAATTTACCACATTGGAGACCTATGGTAGTTTTATGACTATGGaagatttaatattattgagtGAAGAGCTTTTccgaaaaattattatggCTGTCAATACTGACACTAGCATTGAACTACGTAATATATTGAGTGTTAATAATTGGAAGTTTAAAAGAGTGGAATTTATACCCACTTTAAGCAAAGAACTCAATGTTCCTTTACAAGAATTGCGTGAAAGGATTGAATCATTGGAAAGTAAAGATTTagaaatccaaaaaaattcaataaagtATTTGGAGACCTTTCTGCCCAGTAGCAACTGCAGTAGCAGTAGTCCACAACAGGTACTAGATAAATTGTGTGGTgaatatattgaaaaaaaatattgtaatGATTTACATCCGGCTATAATATACCATCatccaaaaataatgtcACCACTagctaaaaataattataaggATAATAATCTTACTAGTAAACgatttgaaatttttattagaggTAAAGAGTTTTTGAATGCATATGAGGAAGAAAATTGTCCACAAGAACAATTGACTAAATTTATCAATCAACAATTGCAAAAAACCAAGTATGGCGATCTAGAAAGTTTGAAAGTTGATCTTTTTTATGTGGAAGCAATGAAATGGGGGATGCCTCCTACTGGTGGGTTGGGATTAGGCATAGATAGATTGCTAATGTTATTAAGTGGTTCGAAGAGAATCGAAGAGGTCTTGAGCTTTGGTACAGTTGATGATGTGCTAAGACAATGa
- the MLF3 gene encoding Mlf3p (similar to Saccharomyces cerevisiae YIL135C | VHS2 | Viable in a Hal3 Sit4 background (paralog of YNL074C | MLF3)) has translation MDAILMDDSSSNHNINSNSTNSNSLSKTSSNHSSASSAVSSSTANSINTGEHMIHGANAINDANADSGFFNYEDEESHNDRIMGEDASLSRVPSASSMIFERNVEDPYSTLAAPLAPTTGNNTPRTLSRTNSLASLSRTGSNISFNNALHAMHPRPPSSFSYSSSYHHHHNRTLENLIPPALDASCSIVGDKNTNLDQVHMVYSRRPSTIGLDMALKNPKSAYSNSSFTNLPSLQRSQTDNKIDYLSTPPTSPTDNLLPGLVEKTKTTANNTTTNNSNTSNNTNTSGVDPNTSRPKVLKFYSYADMLSDENNANGGVNGAKRLSISRSPSSVLLMNSPPNSSSASFKGFVDPFGTTNNNCSSNCNNCNPVLLRKDSNNSNVIASPHLTRKYSGTTNPPSGLFAQQSPRLTPSSSLNNVVISDNNYNTVSNKREPSNGPIRAKFHLEGSGLTTALEGETNNDIEQQQELFNKLEPNDYKRRTYSNTSSGQSPFVSLSRTSTCNSVNSNGNSNYNNNLGLRRQVSGFNLTNHNLHPETNNLVMHTASDVVKFKMNK, from the coding sequence ATGGATGCCATACTAATGGATGATTCTTCATCTAATCACAATATCAATAGTAACAGTACTAACAGCAATTCTCTGAGTAAAACCTCAAGCAATCACAGCTCTGCTAGTTCCGCCGTTAGTAGTAGCACAGCAAATTCGATCAATACCGGTGAGCATATGATCCATGGTGCTAATGCTATCAATGACGCAAACGCTGACAGTGGGTTTTTCAATTATGAAGACGAGGAATCTCATAATGATCGGATTATGGGTGAGGATGCTTCATTGTCTAGAGTTCCTAGTGCATCATCAATGATCTTCGAGCGTAATGTAGAAGATCCATACAGTACTTTGGCTGCTCCACTTGCACCAACAACTGGTAACAATACTCCAAGGACTTTATCTAGAACCAATAGTCTAGCAAGTTTGTCAAGAACGGGTTCTAACATATCCTTCAATAATGCTTTACATGCAATGCATCCAAGACCTCCTTCCTCTTTTTCATATTCTTCCTCTTATCATCACCACCATAATAGGactttggaaaatttaattCCTCCAGCTTTGGATGCTTCATGTTCCATCGTTGGTGATAAGAACACTAATTTGGATCAGGTCCATATGGTTTATAGTAGGAGACCTAGTACTATAGGTTTGGACATGGCTTTGAAGAATCCTAAAAGTGCATATAGTAATTCTAGTTTTACCAATTTACCATCTTTGCAACGTTCTCAAACAGATAATAAGATAGACTACTTGTCCACTCCGCCAACTTCTCCAACAGACAATCTGTTACCAGGCTTAGTGGAAAAGACCAAAACTACTGCCAATAATACCAccactaataatagcaatactagtaataataccaatacaAGTGGTGTTGACCCTAATACTTCGCGCCCTAAAGTATTGAAGTTTTATTCTTATGCTGATATGTTGAGCGATGAAAACAATGCAAACGGTGGTGTTAACGGTGCAAAAAGGCTTTCCATTTCTCGTTCGCCTTCTTCCGTTTTATTGATGAATTCACCACCAAATTCTTCCTCGGCTTCATTTAAGGGCTTTGTTGACCCATTTGGTACAACCAACAATAATTGCAGTAGTAATTGTAATAACTGCAATCCTGTATTATTAAGAAAAGACagcaataatagtaatgtCATAGCATCGCCACACTTAACTAGAAAGTATTCTGGCACTACTAATCCACCATCAGGCTTGTTTGCTCAACAGTCTCCAAGGTTAACGCCTTCATCTAGTCTGAATAATGTAGTTATTTCAGATAACAACTATAATACCGTGTCCAATAAGAGAGAACCCAGTAATGGTCCTATCAGAGCCAAGTTTCATTTAGAGGGTAGTGGCCTCACTACAGCACTGGAGGGCGAAACCAATAACGATAtagaacaacaacaagaattatttaataagtTGGAGCCCAATGATTATAAAAGAAGAACTTACTCAAATACATCTTCTGGACAAAGCCCTTTTGTCTCATTGAGCAGAACATCAACTTGCAATTCAGTAAATAGTAATGGCAATTCAaactacaataataacttaGGACTGAGAAGACAGGTATCTGGATTTAATCTTACTAACCATAACTTACATCCAGAGACTAATAATTTAGTTATGCATACTGCCAGTGATGTTGTCAAGtttaaaatgaataaatga
- the IMP4 gene encoding snoRNA-binding rRNA-processing protein IMP4 (similar to Saccharomyces cerevisiae YNL075W | IMP4 | Interacting with Mpp10p): MIRRQARERREYLYRKALELQESQLQEKRQLIKHALETGKPLPKEIAEDSQLQKDYRFDESKTVSEADSSSIDDEYSKMSGIMDPKIIVTTSRSPSSRLSQFTKEIKMLFPNSIRLNRGNYVMGDLVSACNKSGTTDLIVIHEHRGTPTSITISHFPYGPTATFSLHNVVLRHDILNSGNQSLVSPHLIFDNFNTKLGERVVTILKHLFPSGVKKDSNRVITFSNKGDFISVRQHVYVRTRDGNVELAEVGPRFEMRLFELRLGTLDNKDADLEWQLRRFVRTASRKDYL; this comes from the coding sequence ATGATTCGCCGTCAAGCTCGTGAAAGAAGAGAATATTTATATCGCAAAGCATTAGAATTACAAGAATCACAGctacaagaaaaaagacaatTAATCAAGCATGCATTAGAAACTGGAAAACCACTGCCAAAGGAAATAGCAGAAGATTCTCAACTACAAAAAGATTATAGATTTGATGAATCGAAAACAGTATCTGAAGCAGATTCCTCCTCTATTGATGACGAATATTCCAAAATGAGTGGTATAATGGATCCTAAAATTATAGTGACTACATCCAGATCTCCATCTTCAAGATTATCCCAATTTactaaagaaataaaaatgttatttcCTAATAGTATAAGATTGAATAGAGGTAACTACGTTATGGGTGATTTGGTCTCAGCTTGTAACAAAAGCGGTACCACCGATTTGATTGTTATACATGAACACAGAGGTACGCCAACTTCTATAACAATTTCGCATTTCCCTTATGGCCCAACTGCAACATTTAGTTTGCACAATGTTGTCCTAAGACATGACATTTTAAATAGTGGAAACCAGAGTTTAGTTTCTCCGCActtaatttttgataattttaataccaAGCTAGGTGAACGGGTTgttacaattttaaaacatttattCCCTAGCGGTGTTAAGAAAGATAGCAACAGAGTGATAACTTTCAGCAATAAAGGTGATTTTATAAGTGTTAGGCAACATGTATATGTTAGGACCAGGGATGGAAATGTTGAACTAGCTGAAGTGGGTCCTAGATTTGAAATGAGACTGTTTGAATTAAGATTGGGGACATTAGATAATAAAGACGCTGATTTGGAATGGCAATTAAGAAGATTTGTTAGAACTGCAAGTAGAAAGGATTACTTGTGA
- the MKS1 gene encoding Mks1p (similar to Saccharomyces cerevisiae YNL076W | MKS1 | Multicopy Kinase Suppressor): protein MNTYNSTTDKHNEDMLSNTNKYLKLSPMLFTPGKLSSFDSLDLYTTLIKSGQNLEQGERLSNMSWRILNKALLKRGNINVSKKRDGVRNLYNVINPNKGKISNNTDTNKGTWKNKHTTSNSTNASNHTVNPTTKIINALSQNNGISTNNNDINAKVTTLAKPLIKTQSLFKINNNNIVNHNDIYFSGEELSENSSSSSSLTNQKKPFPNKKQSNNTNIFRSNQLDNNRNTNKIYYDENYSDDDDLDDDYSDSDYDSYDEYNHDDVYYNNNYYRRNRNNVKNNSVHKHSTTSSGHKRDGKWNTLIKSKYGNANRATVTSNNELLYSEDKHEHKTLFQHALLNGTAVSSPSVSSSGSSHNNANTNIHDKNNNGKNKNNNVVFRRGSFGSMVSEATRKRYAHSSNAPPTAQTLLPTALTTHMFYPNNIRQQRILQKQHKILLSSAMDDITSAKNGADFRDESEEDDEDDEVMFYSERSARRKKIINQNNQCNNINTNTIINNNNDNTYNTKGANEQNNIHGHDSNNSSGFDLYVKDKQKIRSLFSGHTKN, encoded by the coding sequence ATGAACACCTATAACTCTACCACAGACAAACACAATGAAGACATGCTTTCCAATACTAATAAATACTTAAAACTATCCCCAATGTTATTTACTCCTGGTAAATTATCTTCATTTGATTCATTAGACCTATATACAACATTAATTAAATCGGGGCAAAATTTAGAACAGGGTGAAAGATTAAGTAATATGTCATGGAGAATACTCAACAAAGCATTATTGAAAAGAGGTAATATAAATGTATCTAAGAAGAGAGACGGTGTACGGAATTTATATAACGTGATAAATCCAAACAAAGggaaaatatcaaataatacTGATACCAACAAGGGTACatggaaaaataaacataccACTAGTAACAGCACCAATGCTAGTAACCACACTGTAAATCCtactacaaaaataatcaatgCTTTAAGCCAGAATAACGGTATTtccactaataataatgatattaatgCTAAGGTAACTACACTTGCAAAACCATTGATTAAAACCCAATCGTTGTTCAagatcaataataataatatagtAAACCATAACGATATCTATTTCAGTGGTGAGGAATTGTCTGAAAACTCTTCCTCATCATCCTCACTGacaaatcaaaaaaagcCTTTCCCTAATAAAAAGCAGagcaataatactaatatatTTAGGAGCAATCAACTTGATAACAACAGGAACACAAACAAGATATATTATGATGAAAACTATTCAGATGATGACGATTTAGATGATGATTATAGTGATTCAGATTATGATAGCTATGATGAATATAATCATGACGatgtttattataataataattactATCGTAGGAATCGCAACaatgtaaaaaataatagtgtACATAAGCATAGCACCACAAGCAGTGGCCATAAAAGGGATGGAAAATGGAATACTTTGATAAAGTCAAAATATGGCAACGCTAATCGTGCCACTGTTACATCTAACAACGAACTACTGTATTCTGAGGATAAACATGAACACAAAACTCTATTCCAACATGCATTATTAAACGGTACAGCTGTTTCATCTCCTTCAGTATCTTCCTCGGGCTCATCTCATAATAATGCAAATACTAATATTCAcgacaaaaataataacggcaaaaataaaaacaataacgTTGTTTTTAGAAGAGGTAGTTTTGGCTCGATGGTGTCCGAAGCTACTAGAAAAAGATATGCACATTCTTCAAATGCGCCACCAACTGCACAAACCTTACTACCGACTGCTTTAACCACGCATATGTTTTATCCAAACAATATTAGGCAGCAACGTATATTACAAAAGCAGCataagatattattatcatctgCTATGGATGATATCACCAGTGCAAAGAACGGTGCTGATTTTCGAGATGAAAGCGAGGAAGATGATGAGGACGATGAAGTCATGTTTTATAGTGAGAGGTCTGCCAGaaggaagaaaataattaatcaaaataaccagtgtaataatattaataccaataccattattaataataataacgataaCACTTATAATACTAAGGGTGCTAATGAACAAAATAACATACATGGACATGATAGTAACAATAGTTCTGGCTTTGATTTATATGTTAaagataaacaaaaaattagatcattattttcagGACATacaaagaattaa